The Chryseobacterium indologenes genomic sequence ACCGTGGCCCTTACAAAAGCTGTTGTACCTTACATGATCAAAAATGGCGGCGGTCAGATTGCTGTGGTTTCAAGTCTTATGGGGATTTTTGGAGCTCCGATGCGCAGTGGTTACGCCGCAGCAAAACATGCTTTACATGGTTTTTTTGATGCTCTACGTGCAGAATTGTACAGGGATAAAATTTCAATAACCATAATTTGCCCGGGATTTATACAAACCAATATTTCTATTAATGCAGTTACAGGAAATGGTTCAGAACAAGGCACAATGGATGATGCTACGCTCAATGGTATGCCACCGGATGTTTTTGCCCGAAAAATGCTAAAAGCTATTGAACAAAAAAAGAATCAAACAGTTATTGGAGGCAGAGAGATAATGGCTGTTTATCTGAAAAGGTTTTTCCCGGGGCTGCTGGCAAAAGTGGTTCGTAAGGCGAAAGTAGTATAAAAGATAACAGAGTGAAATCAGGAAGTTTAAAATCATAAATCGCCATCCGTTTATGAATGGCGACTTTTTAGTTTACAGTTATTATATTCTGGTCTAAAAATTCTTTATCAATCCTATTCCTACAGTATTATTCTGATAAAATGGCATTACCATCGTGGAAGATAAGGAAGTTTTGGTTTTATTTTTTCCGCGAAGAAGACTGTCTATTTTTGGAAATAACCAGTACGCAAGTTCTGTGGAAAGAATTCCGAATCCGGCACCTGCAACAACGTCACCCACCCAATGTTTATCATTGATAATCCGATATATACCGGTAAAAACAGCAAAAGGATATCCTGAAAGACTCAGCCAAAAATTGGTATCCTTATATTCCCTGAA encodes the following:
- a CDS encoding SDR family oxidoreductase; this translates as MNKYFDDKVIWITGASSGIGEALVKELAESTTAKIILSSRKEEQLYHVAGKVNLAAERYAIIPLDLMNYKEMPDIAAQALKKFGKIDILINNAGLSQRSLALETDIEVDKHLMEVDFIGTVALTKAVVPYMIKNGGGQIAVVSSLMGIFGAPMRSGYAAAKHALHGFFDALRAELYRDKISITIICPGFIQTNISINAVTGNGSEQGTMDDATLNGMPPDVFARKMLKAIEQKKNQTVIGGREIMAVYLKRFFPGLLAKVVRKAKVV